A genomic window from Lotus japonicus ecotype B-129 chromosome 1, LjGifu_v1.2 includes:
- the LOC130730111 gene encoding transcription factor bHLH101-like, giving the protein MGWLSEEEPFSHNHNYFIKDSVPSSEYSLFPHQFSSPQSQPPQPQPQLQLQPPQPQVELEKPTATSPDDPIIVKKISHNANERDRRKKINSIISSLRSLLPVEDQTHKKSFPATITKVLKYIPELQQEVVGLSERKEELLSIISHQFKEVNKESLGKKIIHHNSDFIVSNSWLNDSEVAIHISTYEAHNYKVPLSDILLYLENNGHFMLNASSTETFEGRVFYNLHFQVEKAQRLDSNILTQMLLSIHEKKKKQRIFSSNMRLLKINRSSLL; this is encoded by the exons ATGGGGTGGCTCTCAGAGGAGGAACCATTTAGCCATAACCACAACTACTTCATTAAAGATAGTGTGCCCTCATCAGAATACTCATTATTTCCACATCAATTCTCTTCACCACAATCACAACCGCCGCAACCGCAACCGCAACTACAACTACAACCTCCACAACCACAGGTTGAGCTTGAAAAGCCTACTGCAACATCCCCTGATGACCCTATCATAGTCAAGAAAATTAGCCACAATGCTAATGAACGTGATCGCCGCAAGAAGATCAATAGCATAATTTCTTCACTCCGTTCACTTCTTCCGGTGGAAGATCAAACG CATAAAAAGAGCTTCCCGGCCACAATTACCAAAGTTCTGAAATACATACCTGAGCTACAACAGGAGGTGGTAGGACTGAGTGAGAGAAAAGAGGAGCTTCTATCAATAATTTCTCATCAATTTAAAGAAGTAAACAAAGAATCTCTAGGGAAGAAGATTATCCATCACAACTCAGATTTTATAGTCTCAAATAGTTGGCTAAATGATAGTGAGGTTGCTATTCATATTTCCACTTATGAGGCTCACAATTACAAGGTTCCACTATCAGATATCTTACTTTATTTAGAAAACAATGGGCATTTTATGCTGAATGCTTCTTCCACTGAAACCTTTGAAGGAAGGGTCTTCTACAACTTGCATTTCCAG GTGGAAAAAGCTCAAAGGTTAGATTCTAATATTCTAACTCAGATGCTTCTGTCAATacatgagaagaagaagaagcaaaggATTTTCTCATCAAATATGCGTTTGCTGAAGATTAATCGATCTTCACTGCTCTGA